Proteins from a genomic interval of Collinsella sp. zg1085:
- a CDS encoding aminopeptidase: MTASMTHEEVRVAMKALQPAIWRYAQLIVRKGVHVKPGQELVVRCPVERADFCRDLVRAGYEAGAGHVTVIWSDDVVSRLEYEHVETAWFETVPAWQRAQLDDLAAMGACFVFIDGSDPEALLGIDPAKPAAASKAKNQQCTVFRHGLDFNENPWCIAGAPVAAWAQHVFPQENEEVGVYQLWRAILSVARADGDDPESDWELHDARFEKNLRFLNERHFKALHYTASNGTDLSVGLTDKHVWAGGKGKTPDGHDFFPNIPTEEVFTSPHCEQVDGVVYSALPLIHHGNKIDRFWLRFEQGRVVEFDAAVGKETLKGILDTDEGGRRLGEVALISKNTPIRESGLLFYSTLYDENASCHLALGIGFPECYEGGYELSAEELRERGVNSSHTHVDFMIGTDDLSVTGICEDGSEVPVFVNGQWSWE, encoded by the coding sequence ATGACGGCATCTATGACGCACGAAGAAGTGCGTGTAGCTATGAAGGCGCTGCAGCCGGCTATTTGGCGCTATGCACAGCTTATTGTGCGTAAGGGGGTTCATGTAAAGCCCGGTCAAGAGCTGGTAGTGCGCTGTCCTGTTGAGCGCGCCGATTTTTGTCGTGACCTTGTACGCGCAGGATATGAGGCGGGGGCAGGACATGTAACGGTCATTTGGTCTGATGATGTGGTATCACGTCTTGAGTATGAGCATGTTGAGACGGCGTGGTTTGAAACAGTCCCTGCTTGGCAGCGCGCGCAGCTCGATGATTTAGCTGCTATGGGTGCCTGTTTTGTGTTTATTGATGGAAGCGATCCAGAGGCGCTCTTAGGTATTGACCCAGCTAAGCCAGCAGCTGCTTCTAAGGCAAAAAATCAGCAATGCACGGTATTTCGTCATGGGCTTGATTTCAATGAAAACCCGTGGTGTATCGCAGGTGCGCCGGTTGCGGCATGGGCTCAGCACGTTTTTCCGCAGGAGAACGAGGAGGTTGGTGTATACCAGCTCTGGCGTGCGATTTTATCGGTAGCGCGTGCCGATGGTGATGACCCAGAAAGCGACTGGGAGCTTCATGATGCGCGCTTTGAGAAAAACTTGCGCTTTTTGAACGAGCGTCATTTTAAGGCGCTGCATTATACGGCAAGCAATGGCACCGATTTAAGCGTTGGCTTAACCGATAAGCATGTGTGGGCGGGCGGTAAAGGTAAAACCCCAGACGGGCATGATTTCTTCCCCAATATTCCAACCGAGGAGGTTTTTACCTCGCCGCATTGCGAGCAGGTTGATGGTGTTGTGTATTCGGCTTTACCCCTAATTCATCACGGCAATAAGATTGACCGGTTTTGGTTGCGCTTTGAGCAGGGTCGCGTTGTTGAGTTTGATGCTGCCGTTGGCAAAGAAACGCTTAAAGGTATTTTAGATACCGACGAGGGCGGCCGTCGTTTGGGTGAGGTTGCGCTTATTTCCAAAAATACGCCTATTCGCGAGAGCGGTTTGCTCTTTTATTCAACCCTGTATGACGAGAATGCAAGTTGTCACTTAGCGCTGGGCATCGGTTTTCCTGAGTGCTACGAGGGCGGTTATGAGTTGAGTGCTGAGGAGCTACGTGAGCGCGGGGTGAATAGCTCGCATACGCACGTAGACTTTATGATTGGTACCGATGATTTGTCGGTTACTGGAATTTGTGAGGATGGTTCAGAAGTTCCCGTTTTTGTGAATGGGCAGTGGAGCTGGGAATAG
- a CDS encoding phosphoribosylaminoimidazolesuccinocarboxamide synthase, whose amino-acid sequence MERRPDSHGKVRDIYDAGDALLMVATDRISAFDYILPDEIPTKGEVLNRISAFWFEKFQDLVPHHLISIDVADFPVEFQEYQTYLSGRSMLVKKAQPLPVECIVRGYLTGSGKKTYDQDGTVCGIALPAGLTEASKLPEPLFTPSTKAELGDHDENISFERCCEIVGAKTAEALRDLSLKIYTAAAEYAATRGIIIADTKFEFGVIDGEIVLIDECLTPDSSRFWPAEGYVEGAVQPSYDKQYVRDWLKSHWDFSGEPPRLPQDVIDGTASRYQEAFELITGAPFTSMKEQA is encoded by the coding sequence ATGGAACGTCGCCCTGACTCTCATGGAAAGGTTCGCGACATCTATGATGCAGGTGATGCCCTGCTTATGGTTGCAACCGATCGAATTTCGGCCTTTGATTACATTTTGCCCGATGAAATTCCAACAAAAGGTGAGGTACTCAATCGTATTTCGGCATTTTGGTTTGAGAAGTTTCAAGACCTTGTTCCTCATCACTTAATTTCAATTGATGTTGCTGATTTTCCTGTAGAGTTTCAAGAATATCAGACGTACCTTTCCGGTCGTTCTATGCTTGTGAAAAAGGCTCAACCACTTCCGGTTGAGTGTATTGTGCGCGGCTACTTAACCGGCTCGGGCAAAAAGACCTACGACCAAGATGGCACCGTATGTGGGATTGCTCTGCCTGCTGGATTAACTGAGGCATCAAAGCTTCCTGAGCCGTTGTTTACGCCCTCTACCAAAGCAGAGCTGGGCGATCACGACGAGAACATCTCTTTTGAGCGCTGCTGCGAGATTGTGGGCGCTAAAACTGCCGAAGCGCTGCGCGATTTGTCGCTCAAGATTTATACCGCCGCTGCTGAATATGCGGCAACACGTGGAATTATCATTGCCGACACCAAATTTGAATTTGGTGTTATCGACGGTGAGATTGTGTTGATTGATGAGTGTCTAACACCTGATTCAAGTCGTTTTTGGCCTGCTGAGGGCTATGTTGAAGGCGCAGTACAGCCAAGCTACGACAAGCAATATGTGCGTGATTGGCTAAAATCCCATTGGGACTTTAGTGGCGAGCCGCCTCGTTTGCCGCAAGACGTTATTGACGGCACGGCATCGCGCTATCAGGAAGCGTTTGAACTTATTACCGGTGCCCCATTTACTTCGATGAAGGAGCAAGCGTAA
- a CDS encoding cell wall metabolism sensor histidine kinase WalK: protein MLPAQFAFGQQRKKDSEASSRATWNTPRSDSRRGGSYAARMAASFALTSFMTVLITVLVVTVVWGGVFSEYTRANVEEIVRLTSKKLVNDYEQAGKWSTKALDDMATSGIISEDIGMQVLDVDGTVLYDDTWPAAAIAAEIKREESQDAVSSGASTTPESFVPSRDASLANHGLVSKAPTDTEGAISQAIVASDGTTIGTLRMWVLGSDALLTKADSAFREKTFNAMAMAALVAVAISLVIGLLVSRRLTDPIQRIAGTAKQIRDGDLTARTGMRGDDEMDRLGETFDEMAVSLEKDLKHERRLTSDVAHELRTPLMAMLATVEAMQDGVYPTDYEHLETVAAETRRMSRLVQQMLDLSRNELKSAPINVKPVDAVGFIRSVVESQQQLFRQRNIHLRFADETQGKHASFEIDADMVTQAIINIMSNAMRYTPEGGWVVVSVLADRREVQIAVSDTGIGIAKEDLSRIFGRFWRADASRARIAGGLGVGLAVTKQIIERHHGYIAVDSELGKGSTFTIHLPREQDTHQDA from the coding sequence ATGCTTCCCGCTCAGTTTGCCTTTGGCCAACAGCGCAAAAAAGATTCCGAGGCGAGTTCCCGTGCTACGTGGAACACGCCTCGTTCTGATTCTCGACGAGGTGGAAGCTACGCTGCGCGAATGGCAGCTTCTTTTGCACTGACTTCGTTTATGACCGTGCTCATTACCGTGCTGGTGGTTACGGTGGTATGGGGCGGCGTTTTCTCTGAATATACCCGCGCAAACGTAGAAGAAATTGTGCGCCTCACGTCAAAAAAGCTTGTCAATGATTATGAACAGGCGGGCAAGTGGTCTACTAAGGCGCTTGATGACATGGCTACCTCAGGCATTATTTCTGAGGACATTGGCATGCAGGTGCTCGATGTTGATGGCACCGTGTTATATGACGACACGTGGCCTGCAGCGGCCATAGCTGCAGAAATAAAACGAGAAGAGTCACAGGATGCGGTGTCGTCAGGTGCGAGCACAACACCTGAGTCGTTTGTGCCCTCGCGCGACGCTTCTCTGGCAAATCACGGCTTAGTATCAAAAGCCCCAACAGATACCGAGGGTGCTATTTCTCAAGCTATTGTGGCAAGCGATGGCACAACCATTGGCACCTTGCGCATGTGGGTGTTGGGAAGCGATGCCTTGCTCACAAAGGCAGACTCTGCATTTCGAGAAAAAACCTTTAATGCCATGGCTATGGCAGCCTTGGTTGCTGTTGCAATTTCTCTGGTTATAGGCTTGCTGGTATCGCGGAGGCTTACCGACCCTATTCAGCGCATTGCGGGCACTGCCAAGCAGATTCGCGATGGCGACCTAACCGCGCGTACCGGTATGCGGGGCGACGATGAAATGGATCGCTTGGGTGAAACCTTTGACGAGATGGCCGTTTCGCTTGAAAAAGACCTTAAGCACGAGCGCCGCCTTACCTCTGATGTTGCTCATGAGCTTCGCACGCCTTTGATGGCCATGCTGGCAACAGTTGAGGCTATGCAAGATGGCGTTTATCCTACTGACTACGAGCATCTTGAAACAGTGGCTGCCGAGACACGTCGAATGTCTCGTCTTGTGCAGCAAATGCTTGACCTCTCGCGAAATGAGCTTAAAAGTGCACCTATCAATGTTAAGCCGGTCGATGCGGTAGGGTTTATTCGCAGTGTGGTTGAGTCTCAGCAGCAGCTATTTCGACAGCGCAATATTCACTTGCGTTTTGCAGATGAAACCCAAGGTAAGCATGCTAGTTTTGAAATTGATGCCGATATGGTTACTCAAGCAATTATCAATATTATGAGTAATGCCATGCGTTACACCCCCGAGGGTGGCTGGGTTGTTGTTTCGGTGTTGGCTGACCGGCGCGAGGTGCAAATTGCGGTATCAGACACCGGTATTGGTATTGCAAAAGAAGACCTTTCCCGTATTTTTGGGCGTTTCTGGCGAGCTGACGCAAGTCGGGCACGCATAGCAGGCGGGCTTGGTGTGGGTCTTGCGGTAACCAAGCAAATTATTGAGCGCCATCACGGTTATATTGCGGTTGATTCTGAACTTGGAAAAGGTTCAACGTTCACCATTCATCTGCCACGTGAGCAGGATACCCATCAAGATGCATAG
- a CDS encoding response regulator transcription factor encodes MASEARKILLVEDEKSIRDAVAAYLEREGYWYVGVGDGQSAVEEFEKHQFDLVILDLMLPKLSGERVCRAIRDTSDVPIIMLTAKGEVEDRIIGLELGADDYIIKPFSPRELIARIRALFRRTHVADEPQVVVLDFGDLVIDISGHKILVQGKEVDLTASEFKLLTTLARHPGRVYNRMELVEKVLGYDFEGYERTIDSHVKNLRAKLGDDPKHPKWLYTVHGVGYRFEAPAKSAESASASAE; translated from the coding sequence ATGGCTTCGGAAGCACGCAAGATTTTACTCGTTGAAGACGAGAAGTCTATTCGCGACGCAGTAGCGGCATATCTTGAACGTGAAGGTTATTGGTATGTTGGTGTGGGAGACGGTCAATCGGCTGTCGAAGAGTTTGAGAAGCACCAGTTTGATCTTGTTATTCTTGACTTGATGTTGCCTAAACTTTCAGGTGAGCGCGTCTGTCGCGCAATTCGTGATACCTCTGATGTGCCCATTATTATGTTGACGGCAAAAGGCGAGGTTGAAGACCGTATTATTGGCCTTGAGTTGGGCGCCGACGATTACATCATCAAGCCGTTCTCGCCGCGTGAGCTTATTGCTCGTATTCGCGCTCTGTTCCGTCGTACGCATGTTGCCGATGAACCTCAGGTTGTTGTGCTTGATTTTGGTGACTTGGTCATCGATATTTCAGGTCATAAGATTTTGGTTCAGGGCAAAGAGGTTGACCTTACAGCTTCTGAGTTCAAGCTGCTGACCACGCTCGCTCGCCACCCAGGTCGTGTGTATAACCGCATGGAGCTGGTTGAGAAGGTTCTTGGGTATGATTTTGAGGGCTATGAGCGCACCATCGATAGCCATGTTAAGAACCTTCGCGCCAAGCTGGGTGATGACCCCAAGCATCCCAAATGGCTCTATACCGTTCATGGTGTTGGCTATCGCTTTGAGGCCCCTGCAAAGTCCGCTGAGTCTGCATCGGCCAGCGCTGAGTAA
- the purB gene encoding adenylosuccinate lyase has protein sequence MIDRYTRQEMGHIFSLENKYAIWQEIEVLACEAQAELGQSGITQEEAAWIRRHAAFNRAEVDEIEAVTNHDVIAFLTNMGSYIDAEVPEGSPKPSRWVHYGMTSSDLGDTALCYQLTQATDIIIDDCKKLGEICLRRAYEERNTLCVGRTHGIHAEPMTFGMKFGSWAWELKRNLERLQDARANVAVGAISGAVGTYSSIDPFVEAYVCKHLGLVHDPLSTQVISRDHHAYLAGVLATCAATLERIATEVRNLQKTDTLEAEEPFKKGQKGSSAMPHKRNPITMEKVCGLARVVKANAQVAFDNVALWHERDISHSSAERVALADSFIALDHMFACLNRVIDGLMLYPERMKANLEMTRGLIFSSKVLLALVDTGITREDAYKIVQRNSMKVWDDVHRAVAGPSLKEMLLADEDCPLSSEQLDTIFDPWDFLTRIDTVFARLEQLSF, from the coding sequence ATGATTGACCGTTATACTCGCCAGGAAATGGGACATATTTTCTCGCTTGAAAACAAGTATGCCATTTGGCAAGAGATTGAGGTACTTGCCTGTGAGGCTCAAGCCGAACTGGGGCAAAGTGGCATCACACAAGAAGAAGCTGCTTGGATTCGTAGGCACGCGGCTTTTAATCGTGCAGAAGTTGATGAGATTGAGGCGGTTACCAACCACGATGTTATTGCATTCCTTACCAACATGGGCTCCTATATCGATGCTGAGGTTCCCGAAGGCTCTCCCAAGCCGAGCCGTTGGGTTCATTACGGCATGACCAGCTCTGACTTAGGAGATACAGCACTTTGCTATCAGCTAACACAGGCCACCGACATTATCATTGACGATTGTAAAAAGCTCGGCGAAATCTGCCTGCGCCGCGCTTATGAGGAGCGCAATACCCTGTGCGTGGGTCGAACGCACGGTATTCATGCGGAGCCTATGACCTTTGGCATGAAGTTTGGTAGCTGGGCTTGGGAGCTCAAGCGTAACCTTGAACGCCTACAAGATGCGCGTGCAAACGTTGCCGTAGGTGCAATTTCTGGTGCTGTGGGAACGTACAGCTCTATTGACCCCTTTGTTGAAGCATATGTTTGCAAGCACCTAGGGCTTGTTCATGACCCACTATCTACGCAGGTAATTAGCCGCGACCATCATGCTTATCTTGCAGGTGTGCTTGCAACGTGCGCGGCAACGCTTGAACGCATTGCTACCGAGGTGCGCAATCTGCAAAAGACCGATACGCTTGAAGCGGAAGAGCCCTTCAAAAAGGGACAAAAAGGTTCGTCAGCCATGCCCCATAAACGCAATCCCATAACCATGGAAAAAGTTTGCGGGCTTGCGCGCGTAGTAAAAGCAAATGCCCAGGTAGCCTTTGACAATGTGGCACTTTGGCACGAGCGCGATATTTCTCACAGTTCGGCTGAGCGCGTGGCATTAGCGGACAGTTTTATTGCCCTTGACCATATGTTTGCATGTCTGAATCGCGTAATCGATGGGCTGATGCTATATCCCGAGCGCATGAAGGCAAATCTCGAGATGACGCGCGGGCTTATTTTTTCGTCAAAAGTGCTACTCGCGCTGGTAGATACCGGTATTACGCGCGAAGATGCGTACAAAATCGTACAGCGCAATTCTATGAAAGTGTGGGACGATGTTCACCGTGCGGTGGCAGGTCCCTCACTCAAAGAAATGCTTCTGGCAGACGAGGACTGCCCCCTCAGTAGTGAGCAGCTCGATACAATTTTTGACCCATGGGATTTCCTTACTCGTATTGATACCGTCTTTGCGCGCCTCGAGCAGCTGAGTTTTTAG
- a CDS encoding RNA-binding domain-containing protein: MDLARLETYKENNRLEAKAAQGGLPKSIWETISAFANTEGGVIVLGAKERRDGTLEVAGLDDADKMLDDFWNTAHNIDKLSCCVISDRNTRIESVDDKELIVIEVSRADRRMRPVYVNGNPITGTYRRDHKGDYRCAQNEIQAMYRDASDESVDTRVHENLTVDDLSAETIGSYRRSYELHHSSHAWADLPNEEFLCRIGAAKVGDNGKVHPTSAGLLMFGEEWRIMAEFPHYFLDYRQEFGADERWQGRITSQDDSWSGNVFDFYKRVFNNMKQAINVPFKLDRNSERIDETEAHDALREAIANCLTNADYSERRGVVFLWKEDGLHFSNPGGFRVGLENAYVGGNSDPRIEMMMKMFTLISIGERAGGGIPDMVKKWTSVGYRKPMLSEQVNPERSSIFLPLEVDKDPNSFAHAESTNLNLLTHGDMSALLSDSDVQLSDNECIAFQLAIEQGRVTTAMLSEDAGISKLTANRTLKHLADIEVLTWRGRNKTDPSQYYEISKKLLS, translated from the coding sequence ATGGATCTAGCCAGGCTTGAAACCTATAAGGAGAACAACCGCCTCGAGGCTAAAGCCGCACAAGGTGGTCTGCCGAAGAGCATCTGGGAGACGATTTCGGCTTTCGCCAACACAGAGGGCGGAGTTATCGTGCTTGGAGCGAAAGAGCGCAGGGACGGTACCTTGGAAGTAGCAGGGCTTGACGATGCTGATAAGATGCTCGATGACTTCTGGAACACCGCCCATAATATTGATAAGCTGTCGTGCTGCGTTATATCAGACAGGAATACCCGCATTGAAAGCGTTGACGACAAAGAGCTGATTGTTATAGAGGTGTCGCGTGCAGATAGACGTATGAGGCCTGTCTATGTGAACGGAAACCCCATCACGGGCACGTACAGGCGTGACCACAAGGGCGACTATCGCTGTGCTCAAAATGAGATCCAAGCGATGTATCGTGATGCCTCGGACGAATCGGTTGACACCCGTGTACATGAGAATCTAACCGTAGATGACTTGTCTGCAGAGACCATCGGTTCGTATCGTAGAAGCTACGAACTACATCACAGTTCTCATGCATGGGCTGACCTACCTAACGAGGAGTTTCTTTGTCGGATAGGTGCTGCGAAAGTCGGTGACAATGGGAAGGTTCATCCGACGAGTGCAGGCTTGCTCATGTTCGGTGAAGAATGGCGCATCATGGCGGAGTTCCCGCACTACTTCCTAGATTACCGTCAGGAATTTGGCGCGGACGAGAGATGGCAGGGTCGGATTACTTCGCAGGATGATAGCTGGTCAGGTAACGTATTTGACTTCTACAAGCGCGTTTTCAACAACATGAAGCAGGCTATCAACGTGCCTTTCAAACTCGATAGGAACAGTGAGCGCATCGACGAGACGGAGGCACACGATGCCTTGCGCGAGGCCATTGCGAACTGTCTAACAAACGCAGACTACAGTGAGCGGCGCGGCGTCGTCTTCCTATGGAAGGAGGACGGCCTGCATTTCTCCAACCCTGGCGGCTTCCGTGTCGGTCTGGAGAATGCTTATGTTGGCGGCAATTCCGATCCTCGCATCGAGATGATGATGAAGATGTTTACGCTCATCAGCATCGGCGAGCGTGCCGGAGGCGGTATCCCCGACATGGTGAAGAAATGGACTTCCGTAGGTTACAGAAAACCGATGCTTAGTGAACAAGTGAACCCTGAGCGGTCGAGTATTTTCCTGCCGCTGGAAGTAGACAAAGATCCCAACAGCTTCGCGCACGCTGAGAGTACGAATTTGAACCTTTTGACGCACGGTGACATGTCGGCGTTGCTCTCGGATTCAGATGTGCAATTGAGTGATAACGAGTGTATAGCTTTTCAGTTAGCAATCGAACAAGGCCGTGTTACCACGGCTATGCTGTCTGAAGATGCCGGTATATCAAAGCTCACAGCCAATCGTACTCTAAAGCATTTGGCTGATATAGAGGTCTTGACTTGGCGAGGAAGAAATAAAACCGATCCTTCTCAGTATTACGAAATATCAAAAAAGCTGCTCAGTTAA
- a CDS encoding ATP-binding protein: MYIRREIELTIDSMLTQGKVVLVTGARQVGKTTVLKKHLGNSFNYVSMENPRDYLLAKQDALLFFDSHDLPLIIDEIQRVPELFSPVKWIVDQSSQKGRIVLTGSQTYHLMKGVSESLAGRIRIIEMPSLSLRELIEMADSPHSYVPTRITKPKHVKDLDIWSIIHRGSMPELQDNSIDWNLFYSDYVAAYLERDVRDLINVQDETKFYSFMIACAARSGQLFNATDIGNAIDVDHKTVKAWLSVLQASNIVRIIQPFWPNVDKRLTKTPKIFFMDTGLVCHLTRWTTPDQLRNGAVAGHVFETFVVSEVLKSFMNAGANLRDVWFYRDAKKREIDLVIQEGHVLHPVEIKTAATITSDAVKNFSCLENLSGYEIGFGHVICQTTEPYSVTREVQAVPVWEI, translated from the coding sequence ATGTACATCAGGCGCGAAATCGAGCTGACCATCGACAGCATGCTCACACAGGGGAAGGTCGTTCTCGTCACCGGTGCGCGACAAGTGGGAAAGACCACGGTACTTAAAAAACATCTTGGCAACTCCTTCAACTATGTCTCAATGGAAAACCCACGTGATTACTTGCTAGCAAAGCAAGATGCGCTACTTTTCTTCGATTCACATGACCTACCGCTAATCATTGATGAAATCCAACGAGTTCCCGAGCTATTTTCCCCTGTAAAATGGATAGTTGACCAATCCAGCCAGAAAGGACGTATCGTACTTACCGGTTCTCAAACGTACCATCTAATGAAGGGCGTAAGTGAGTCCTTGGCCGGTAGAATAAGAATTATCGAAATGCCTTCCCTTAGCCTGAGAGAGTTAATTGAAATGGCGGACAGTCCACATTCCTACGTTCCAACACGAATTACCAAGCCCAAGCATGTAAAAGACCTCGACATCTGGAGTATTATCCACAGGGGTTCCATGCCTGAGCTTCAAGACAACTCCATCGATTGGAACCTTTTCTACTCGGATTACGTAGCTGCATATCTCGAACGCGATGTACGTGACCTTATCAACGTGCAGGACGAGACAAAGTTCTATAGCTTCATGATAGCCTGTGCTGCAAGGTCAGGACAACTATTCAATGCCACTGATATTGGAAACGCAATCGACGTAGACCATAAAACGGTCAAGGCATGGCTCTCGGTGCTTCAAGCCTCAAATATTGTGAGGATAATTCAACCGTTTTGGCCAAATGTTGACAAACGCCTGACCAAAACGCCAAAGATTTTTTTCATGGACACAGGTCTTGTTTGTCACCTCACAAGGTGGACTACCCCCGACCAGCTCCGTAACGGGGCGGTCGCCGGTCATGTCTTTGAGACATTCGTGGTCTCTGAAGTGCTCAAGAGCTTTATGAATGCAGGTGCAAACCTTCGGGACGTATGGTTTTATCGAGACGCAAAAAAGCGCGAAATCGACCTTGTCATTCAAGAGGGTCACGTACTTCATCCCGTGGAGATTAAAACAGCAGCTACCATCACAAGCGATGCCGTCAAAAACTTTAGCTGCCTAGAAAATCTCTCGGGTTACGAAATTGGATTTGGGCACGTAATCTGCCAGACTACCGAGCCCTATTCTGTAACGCGCGAGGTTCAGGCTGTGCCGGTGTGGGAAATCTAG
- a CDS encoding collagen binding domain-containing protein, translated as MVRLALSRFSLLASHAKSTLYTVLTVLICVALLMHPIPVLADESIISNNVEVGPELIKQFRYEKKLDMTNAPDRTRVPRLSVPFILSEIPEGKEEEYGIGKVADSDSNTFIQKGGFVSGNEAEWEVVTFNPNDAYDERLTYLLDNHPGDGDAILNHSIRYDWGSMYSSDGIQTAVATYDYLKHEEGYTEYDKHGWPEDTIAWRCFHQGAGLGGYDDGCQSLLDYGFSRFEYSYIYNLHANIAVTYSAGSVQRPLFTHKDVKYDGSINSVSKSLWRPWSVMGTLDAIIDDDTDNETRIEGLRKAYKKAYLQDDIPTFAELLPKLKMDYTTPNGETQDYGVRRYLLREGKPTGEDADLIASNNEVKILDIITQPTEGSEFENFMLFNSVEEADAYYASEGTNSPNRHLPAYMRIKPVTFVNRYKPEISISKVDEKGAVLAGAELVITPKGSEEVVASWTSGGEAKALRLDEGDYVLNETKTPKGYEQLGEFGFHVDENGSITVAGTHENVAVDGSKLVVKNVKKTVSEGNPPVNGSDKPGNPPVDDSNKPGNPPADGSSKPGNPPVNGSDKPGKWTLPKTGENGVNPVLYAGLIALPATLLLGIGALRGRKEEYEQ; from the coding sequence ATGGTCAGATTAGCCCTGTCAAGATTTAGCCTTTTGGCTAGTCACGCAAAAAGCACACTCTACACCGTGCTTACTGTTCTTATCTGTGTGGCTCTGCTCATGCATCCAATTCCAGTTTTAGCTGATGAATCAATAATAAGTAATAATGTAGAAGTTGGCCCTGAACTTATCAAGCAGTTTCGGTATGAAAAGAAACTGGATATGACTAATGCCCCTGACAGAACGAGGGTGCCCAGACTTTCTGTCCCTTTTATACTCAGTGAGATACCAGAGGGCAAGGAAGAAGAATACGGTATTGGTAAAGTTGCTGATTCGGACTCGAATACTTTTATTCAAAAGGGTGGGTTTGTTTCAGGAAACGAAGCGGAGTGGGAAGTCGTCACCTTTAATCCCAACGATGCTTATGATGAGAGGCTTACCTATTTACTGGATAACCACCCAGGTGACGGTGATGCCATATTAAATCACAGCATACGATATGACTGGGGGTCGATGTATTCTTCTGACGGTATACAAACCGCAGTTGCAACTTATGATTACCTCAAACATGAAGAAGGATATACTGAATACGATAAGCATGGTTGGCCAGAGGATACCATCGCGTGGCGTTGCTTCCATCAAGGTGCTGGATTGGGCGGCTACGACGATGGCTGTCAGAGCCTGTTAGACTATGGTTTTAGTCGATTTGAGTATTCTTACATCTATAATTTACACGCGAATATTGCCGTAACCTATAGTGCAGGATCGGTACAAAGACCATTGTTTACTCATAAGGATGTTAAATATGACGGATCAATCAATTCAGTATCTAAGTCTTTATGGCGTCCTTGGTCTGTTATGGGAACTCTAGATGCAATTATTGATGATGATACTGATAATGAAACACGCATAGAAGGACTAAGAAAAGCTTATAAAAAAGCTTATTTACAGGATGATATTCCAACATTTGCCGAGCTCCTACCTAAATTGAAAATGGACTATACAACGCCGAATGGAGAAACGCAAGATTATGGTGTAAGGAGATACCTTCTTCGAGAAGGTAAACCCACAGGGGAGGATGCTGATCTGATTGCTTCTAATAATGAGGTCAAAATCCTTGATATTATTACCCAACCTACCGAAGGTAGCGAATTTGAAAATTTCATGCTCTTTAATTCTGTTGAGGAAGCGGATGCTTATTATGCATCTGAAGGTACGAATTCACCTAACCGCCATCTTCCAGCATACATGCGTATTAAGCCTGTAACCTTTGTAAATAGATACAAGCCTGAGATTTCTATCAGCAAGGTGGATGAGAAGGGTGCAGTTCTTGCAGGAGCGGAACTTGTAATTACTCCTAAGGGTTCTGAAGAGGTAGTTGCAAGCTGGACCAGCGGCGGGGAAGCTAAGGCTTTAAGACTTGATGAGGGTGATTATGTTCTTAATGAGACGAAAACACCTAAGGGCTATGAACAATTGGGCGAGTTTGGCTTTCATGTAGATGAGAATGGCTCGATTACGGTGGCAGGAACCCATGAGAATGTAGCTGTAGATGGTTCTAAACTTGTAGTAAAGAACGTTAAAAAGACAGTGTCAGAGGGAAATCCACCAGTAAATGGGTCTGATAAGCCAGGTAATCCACCAGTGGACGACTCCAACAAGCCAGGTAATCCACCAGCAGATGGTTCCAGCAAGCCAGGTAATCCGCCAGTAAATGGGTCTGATAAACCGGGCAAATGGACATTACCAAAGACGGGAGAAAATGGGGTCAATCCAGTGCTGTATGCAGGATTGATAGCATTACCAGCTACGTTGTTGTTGGGAATCGGAGCGTTAAGAGGCCGCAAAGAAGAATATGAGCAGTAA